The following are encoded together in the Panicum virgatum strain AP13 chromosome 6K, P.virgatum_v5, whole genome shotgun sequence genome:
- the LOC120712111 gene encoding beta-glucosidase 31-like, with amino-acid sequence MEQAGAGVWLRARGIALLVLAVVSLRALPAGAAAITRSDFPEGFVFGAGTSAYQVEGAWDEDGKKPSIWVTFAHGGYAFDHATGDVAADQYHKYKEDVKLMHEMGLDAYRFSFAWTRLIPDGRGAVNPKGLEYYNNLIDELMTYGIQPHATIYHFDLPQALQDEYNGLLSPRFIEDFTAYADLCFRSFGDRVKHWTTLNEPNIEPLGGYDMGSLPPRRCSSPFGESCAGGNSTTEPYIAAHHLLLAHASAVSLYRDKYQAEQGGQIGVTLLAFWFEPATPKVEDVEAAARIIDFTVGWFMHPLVYGHYPPVMKRNAGTRLPVLTAEESARVRGSFDFVGINHYGAIYVVADLGQLKQSPRDYASDAAVTYITMPFQSSRNKHRIRMANHPAPWALRKLFEHLKHKYRNPPVLIYENGAGHEPDPSGGFMYDHRFRSRFLQDYIEATLLSIRNGSSVHGYFVWSFVDVFEVLFAYRFRFGLYGVDFSAADRTRYARHSARWYAGFLRGGELRPAAMPAGSGAYSE; translated from the exons ATGGAGCAGGCCGGCGCCGGTGTATGGCTGCGCGCGCGAGGGATCGCCCTGCTGGTTCTCGCCGTCGTGTCGCTGAGGGCGCTCCCCGCCGGGGCCGCGGCGATCACGCGGTCCGATTTCCCCGAGGGGTTCGTCTTCGGCGCCGGGACGTCGGCCTACCAG GTGGAAGGCGCGTGGGATGAGGACGGAAAGAAGCCGAGCATTTGGGTCACATTTGCGCATGGTG GCTATGCTTTTGACCATGCAACTGGAGACGTAGCTGCTGATCAGTATCACAAGTACAAG GAGGATGTGAAGCTAATGCATGAGATGGGCTTGGATGCATACAGATTTTCTTTTGCCTGGACAAGGCTTATTCCTG ACGGTCGAGGTGCTGTGAACCCAAAGGGGCTGGAGTACTACAATAACCTAATCGATGAACTTATGACCTACG GGATACAGCCTCATGCAACAATATACCATTTTGACCTTCCCCAGGCTCTTCAAGATGAATACAATGGCCTGCTCAGTCCTAGATTCAT TGAAGATTTCACGGCGTATGCGGATCTGTGCTTCAGGAGCTTCGGTGACAGAGTGAAGCACTGGACCACCCTTAATGAGCCGAACATCGAGCCGCTTGGTGGGTATGACATGGGCAGTCTACCGCCGAGACGGTGCTCCTCACCATTCGGTGAATCCTGCGCTGGTGGCAACTCTACAACGGAGCCATACATTGCTGCGCACCATCTTTTGCTTGCGCATGCCTCCGCTGTTTCCCTCTACAGAGACAAGTACCAG GCTGAGCAAGGAGGACAGATCGGGGTCACTTTACTAGCCTTTTGGTTTGAGCCTGCGACGCCGAAAGTGGAGGATGTAGAAGCTGCTGCAAGGATTATTGACTTCACTGTCGGATG GTTCATGCATCCTTTGGTGTACGGACACTATCCACCGGTGATGAAGAGGAACGCTGGGACCAGGCTTCCAGTGTTGACGGCTGAGGAGTCTGCCAGAGTGCGCGGGTCATTTGATTTTGTAGGGATCAACCACTATGGTGCAATTTATGTTGTGGCGGATTTGGGCCAGCTGAAACAGAGCCCAAGAGATTATGCCAGTGACGCTGCTGTCACATATATTACCA TGCCATTTCAGAGCTCAAGAAACAAG CACCGCATCAGGATGGCAAATCACCCGGCGCCATGGGCTCTGAGGAAACTGTTCGAGCACCTGAAACACAAGTACAGAAATCCTCCAGTACTGATCTATGAGAACG GAGCCGGTCATGAGCCGGATCCGTCAGGCGGGTTCATGTACGACCACAGGTTCAGATCGCGTTTCTTGCAGGACTACATCGAAGCAACACTTCTCTCTATCAG AAACGGATCAAGCGTGCACGGCTACTTCGTGTGGTCGTTCGTGGACGTGTTCGAGGTCCTGTTTGCCTACAGGTTCCGGTTCGGCCTGTACGGGGTGGACTTCAGCGCTGCGGACAGGACGCGGTACGCCCGGCACTCGGCGCGGTGGTACGCCGGCTTCCTTCGTGGCGGCGAGCTTCGGCCGGCGGCAATGCCTGCCGGCTCTGGAGCCTACTCCGAGTGA